The sequence ATGGCGTGGGCGCCTTTCAGCGAGATGTCCGGATCGGAGGGCGGTCAGGGGCGGGCCGGGGGACACAGCCGGGGGACACGGTGGCCGCCCAGCCCGTACCAGGGGCGGGTGACCTCGGCCCGGATCTCTGGCTCGATCTCCACCTTCACGGCCCGACCTCCAATTCCTCTCATTTGTTCGTAGCGCCATGATGCGCCAGTATGGAAGCCGCTACAAAAGGCACACCGGTGTGCGCGACGGAGAGGAATGGGCGCCATGCAGGACAGCACTGATCAGGAGATGGCCGCTGCGATCGGGCCGTGCGCGAGCATTCCCGCCGACCACATGCCCTTCATCCGGCAGGTCCTCGACCGGGTCGGCGACAAATGGAGCATGCTGATCACCGCCGTCCTGGAGGACGGCCCCCTGCGCTACACCGACCTGCAACGCCAGATCCCCGGCATCTCCCAGCGCATGCTCACCCACACGCTGCGCCAGCTCCGGGACGACGGCCTGATCACGCGTACCGCCTACGCGGAGGTGCCGCCGCGGGTGGAGTACGCGCTCGCCCCGCTCGGCCGCGGTCTGCACGAGATCGTCAAGCAGCTGATCGGCTGGGTCGCCGACCACCACGACGAGATCCGCGCCAACCGCGCCCAGTCCGACACTTCAGCCTCCCCCCGGTCCTGAGCCCCTGCGCGCACCGGTGCTTCTCGGCGTTGTGACGCGACGTGAACCTACGCGGCGTGGTGACGGCGGGCGCGGCGGTTCGGGGCCTGGCTCCGGCCGCGGTTGCGGTGCCGGACTCGCCCACCGGCGGACGAATCCTCGTCCTGGACGTGCCACTTGGGGTCCACTACTCGCGACCCATCCAGTGGATCTTGGAGCGAACCTCATGCCCCCACGCCAACGCCCGGCCCTCGCCGCTGTGGCTGCCGTGCTCGCCCTCGCCGCCTGCCCGATGCTGGCCGGCGCGTCCGCCACGGCGGCCACCGCCCCCGCCTCCACCCGCGCCGGCGTACTGCTGCCGCCCATCGGTGCGGAGATCCCGTCCTCCATGCTCGCGGTCAACAGCGAACTGGAGGTCAAGGGCACGACCTACCACGTGGACTTCCGCGGCGGTATCAAACAGCGCGTCGACGTCAACCCGAACGACCCCTTCAACAGCGTCCGGCTGCGCACGGTCGGCTTCAAGGTCAGCGCGGAGATCGACGGCGAGAAGTACAGCTCGGTATCGTTCGAGCAGAACGACGTCGATGTCGACGCGAGGAGCACCCTCACCGTCACGCAACAGTTCCCCCCGAAGTACGTGGAGCGTGACGAACTGTCGTTCGCGGCGATCTTCGAGCCCAAGGGCGGCGGCGAGCCTCTCGTCCTGGAGACCAAG comes from Streptomyces sp. NBC_00448 and encodes:
- a CDS encoding winged helix-turn-helix transcriptional regulator; its protein translation is MGAMQDSTDQEMAAAIGPCASIPADHMPFIRQVLDRVGDKWSMLITAVLEDGPLRYTDLQRQIPGISQRMLTHTLRQLRDDGLITRTAYAEVPPRVEYALAPLGRGLHEIVKQLIGWVADHHDEIRANRAQSDTSASPRS